CATTTTGTAGAGAAAGAGAATAATTATCAGCGTTCATCATTTGAATTGTGCATTCAGTTTTTGTAAGAATAAAAGTACACGAGGAACACTGAGCGCCGATGACAGATGTGATAACCGCCTCCTATCTACTCAATAAACACGCAATTAtacttgtattgttattttatttgggtttctttctttattttcttcaaGGACAACCCTAAATATGGCGAGCCACTCAGCTCCAAGGCTTTTCTCACGTTTAATATCACTGATGTGGACGATCTAAACCCGAAGTTTACTAATGATACCTATACTGTCCGTCTTGATGCGGACACACTGCCAGTAAGGATCAGCCAGCTACATTAGATTTTTAACAAGATTAAAAATCATGGGAAATTTTGCGAGCTCGAgagtttttatttttgcattgaataCGCAAGAGTAAAATATGCATACTAGTAtttacagttacatgtattatctatCCATTCTAAAAGttgaatcaaataatttttttgtatttttaaattttgaataaataaatgattcttTATTTTCTACCAGGGAAGTCTTGTTCGCATTAATCCACCAATTCGAGCCAACGATGGAGACAGTTTAAATGCCTCTATCAAATATGAGCTTTTTGGTGAGTAAAATTCATTATGTTTATAAACTTAATCTCAAAAGCTATAAATATTGTTAGAGGTTTGTTTCTATTTTATCGCTCTCTATTGCCTTATTGCAACTTTTTGTTAGATATATAGTataatattgtgtatttttcaTCTTTGTGAACAGATCCAAAGAATCGGTTTGTAATAGATGCCACGACAGCCGAAGTCAGCGTTAATGACAAGCTATCTGAAGGACAACCAACTCTTGTGTTAAAGGTACTTAGACATCCATCTCAAATACGTAACTACACGATCCGGAATAGATATTTTATCTGATAGATGtcaaagatataaatatttatatttttgtcagcattcaaattataactatttataagcATTATGTATTCGCGTAATATCTAACATTATTACAAATTTCAGGCGATACAGAGGGACAACCCCATTCGACAGGGCGTGGCCTTGCTCCAGATCATTATCATTGGACAGGGCAATAGTTTGGGGCCATCTTTTGCACAGCCTCGATATCATGCTGTTGTTTCTGAAAACGAGGCTGTTGGGACAACTGTAATTACGGTTACAGTAACCGATTACGACCAGGTACAATATGAATCCATTTTACataacatttgttaaaaaatgatgaaatatcgCAGATAATCTGattaaatacattattattacaGATAGTTCAATTTGGGTTTAAAAATACggatgaaatgtttttcttttcctCTTCTTTGAACATTACTGTCACTCAACAGTTTgtaaaatggaaatattttaaactgtttattgcCGCAAGTATCCAAATGCTCACTTAACGGTATCTGTCGATATCCCGGggtgtttaattttgtttacgcACACGCACACGGGCCCTAAGTGGATTGCTCGTTtcccaatatatatatatatatatatatatatatatatatatatagtcaacTTAGTGTCCCTCTtactttaattattaattacaaGAGGAACAGTTTTAATTAAACGTTTACAGTTTGTTAACCAGTTTGAATATGATTTCTTTGATGTAGTGGAATTCTCTTCGTTACTCCATTGGTCTCCAAGAGCATTTTGCCGTGAACAACAAgtaagtatacatttttaaaaaattctctaagtttgtaaataataattcatattttaccaTATCTTACGAACTGAGAAAATAAAAGGCACATCACCAACCACAACTAAAAAAAGCAAGTTTAGATATAATGTCTCTTacttggattttttaaaaagaaatacagcGGTATTGTACCTTTAATTTTAGTGGGGATATTCTTATCACAAAGGAATTGGACTACGAGGAACAAAACCAGTTTGTCTTCAACCTCACCGCATCAGATGAGTTCTATGTACGCACTACTTTATTGATTGGTTATTATACTTATAATTACAATTTTACCTGAGAATTGTTTGGTacaattttgttgttaaaatagGGCTCAATCTAGTGCAAAACAAGAAAGGTTTAGAAATGATAGGGTTTAGAATTTTATAACTTTATGTACACAGAAAGGTTTTATTTTCAGAGTAAATTCTATTTTCCCATCAATGACTTTTACGATCTATAAGCTCAAAGCAAATTGCACTGAAAGTACATCGTCTTTTTCCTTATGTTATGATTTGctatttgctttttttttaaattatttttttcgaatGTCTGTGTTTTTTTATAGTACGTTTTCCAGTAGTTTAGAAAATATAAGCAttgttatttattacatttacaaGTATGTATAGCCTCCTCGACGTAAAGTTGTGTAAAATCGAGCTAATTATAAATTGGAGCTCTGTTTGACCTTTGAACTGTTGTTTACAGTCGGCATGGACCACCATCACTGTCTCAGTAACGGATGTTAACGACAACAGACCGGAGATCGTACAAAGGGAGATCACTGTGAATACCGAGAGGGTTCAAGGAGCGGAGATCACTGTTGTTGAGGTATTATCATCTTGATTATACacaaatgaataaaagaaatgaaataaaatcttatAAAGTTATTTCAGAATGGCTTTTATCTATAAGTACAGTTATGTACAACTTACAAGCAGGTTTCATGGCATTTATcgtatatttaatttaaactgtaaaggatgtttgaaaaatataacacttaTCCTTTTGTTGAACAATTTCCTAAACTATACCGGACTTAACTGTACTATTTTACATCAGAAATACCGAAATGAAATAATTCCTCTTAATTCTCACTCTTTAAGAATTCGCATTTATTTAGTGATGAGAGTTACCAGAAAAACTTTAGCTTTAATGtcaaaattaactttaattggcaaataatcattaaattcaggaagttttcaaacaaataatgGTATACATATATAAGGCATCGCTTTTATGATCATGAATTGACAACCAGTTTTTTTTCGTCCTGCCTTGAAGCAATTTTGAAAGTAAGTACATTCATACCAGTAACCTACACGTATTTGGATATGATAACCCTTCGTACTCAGTGCGATAGTTTtaaacataatacatcataCACCAGGTTTGTGATCACGAgcattttctttgtttctttCTCCACAAGACTTTCTTAATTTCAGACCCTGAGTGTTCTTATAAATGCTGAAATCTATCATTCAAATTAATTAACAGTATGCCAGATCATGCACGCCGGGGTGAATTACGTACGCGGGTAATCTTGGTTAAATTGATATGACCTATCGACTGTGTTTATTGTAGGCTGTGGACAGGGATCCGAATAGTTCTCTTACGTTCTCTGTGGTCACTCATAAAAGGTAACaactttttctttcacaattctcgatttttttatttaaaaatgtttttttattgtaatacaCTAATTGTCATCGTAATTCCGTAAACCTTTTAATTCTAATCTTTTTAATAAGTGTAATACGtaaaaaagtttgttaattgaaaattatcttcataaatttttaatgtgaaatcaacagctagatttttttttcatattacaattaatataaatataatttaggTTTAATGGaaatgttaataattaaaacttGTCTCTCTTTTAAATCCAAAGTGGGTTTTTTGTCAAGGCAACTACATGATCACACGTCTTTGAGTGCATCCTCAGTTTTgctaaaagataaaaaaaacattcttagTATAATTTACGGTTTACGAAGATgagaattgaattaaaagtaacGATTGATTTCAAATCAACAGATTATTCTAACGAATTGCATGAGCATGTCTTTGAATATATTACCCTTCATTAGAATTCTTGGCTGTTTATTGATTTAGAATCTAAAAGAATTTCAATTAAGGGCGATCTAAGAATTGCATTGGTGATTAAGATATTCTTTTAAAGTTAATTCAGGGTGTTGGTTTTTATGTAAGATCCTTCTATATGCTGCACCCTGAGAACTGAGTATTTTTATGTAGCTATAGAGTAGGCAACCACCACATTTTTAAGAGGGTTGGATGGGTgtggctattttttttttttttagactatattgatctcatttagaagaagagctctctGAAAAGATACTACGAAAATACTCAGATTACAGAATATAGAacttttctttactaaatgataAATCATAGGTATATATCTGATGAGTAATTTGTTGACTATTCAGCCTCCTTAATGCAATATACTTTTCTCGAAGTGAAAGCGATAGTGAGACCTTAATGTTTGTTACTTTTGTAGCCTGTTTGCAGTCTCGCAACAGGGCGTGGTATCGCTGACCGGAAGTAAAGACGACTATGTCCTCGACGAATACAGTGTTGTGATCAGTGTCAAAGATAACGGATCCCCTCAGCTGGAATCCGTCGCCGTGGTAACAGTTGCGTTTCCTGCACGACTGACCAAGAATACGAGCTCTCTGGACATGGCGAGCAGCAACGACCTAATAGCGATTATCTTAGGGATTGTCGCAGCACTACTTCTTTTTGTCATCATTTTTCTCATTGTATACATCATTcgcaggtaaaaaaaaatacgtttaaGAATACAGTTCTTTACAACCACGGACCCTTTTTGTGGATTTATGCATGTAATTTGAATTTCAGGACAACTTGAATATTGAAAAGTTAATAAAAActattaatatatatgtaaacctggactttgaaacataatatgatACTAGTATTTTTTCTCCCTATAGATTAGgcatggatttttttaataacttgttaaaaaaatttcattgcaGACGACAGTATGTCGAAGAGCAGCTTGACAGAGCGAAAATACGTCAGGGTATGGACCCTAGGGGTCTGACATATCAGCGCGGGGGTCCGTCCCCCGACCCCTCCTCCCACATTGACATTAATTTTGACGGCGAGTTGGGAGAAACTTCCGATGTGGACAGCCATACCACGATACAAGACAATCCTCTCAAATATAGACTGGCGACCGCGCGCCAAAATGGCGTCGGTGATATTCAGATAGAGACTGCTGTCGTTCCGTACGACGACAATTACAATGATTACCAGAACTCAAATATGAGAACTTTCCACGTGGAAGAAATCAGTAGCAATAGTGATACCAGTGATAGTACAGGGGACAGCAATAAAATGTTGATGGAAAAACACAGAAAGACCACAAGTGGAAACACCAATTCATTATCGTGGGCCGGATCAAATCCACCGTCTTCCACATTTGGATCAGATGTAagtacaatgtaaatattttaacaatccACATTTGGATCAGATGTAATAAGAAAATACAGCATATTTTCAAAcgcagtttttttttacacatatgCATACAAAACAGATATTATTGAGCTTAACATTTTTTCTTACGTTTTGAAACATTGTCACTTTTTGCAGAAGAAATTAATGATGACGTATTATCGCTGTCAATAGGTAAATTGTTGCATGGAGATTGTGAAATGCAACATTAGATTACTATGTGTAGCGAGTTTTCATTTACAGTGAAGTTTGCTTTTTCCTGACCTGATTTATTTTTGGCATCGGTTTTTATCGCATTTTGTGGTTGAGTCgcatgtttcattttattattcatttttgactGTTCAGTTGTGAACACATCTTTTATGTGCATctaattttaaacttttcaaacttttcaaataaatcaatcaataatGATTTTGTAAGTATTAAAAGTGTACAATGTATATCgagatttatttttctataataatGTAGCTACTTTTTCAAATAACGTAatttattaatgaaatgaaagCTATTTCTTatagtgtttttatttttcctttcaGATCATAGTTCCCGAGGAACATATCAAGAAGGAAAGGCCAGAAATAACGGTGTATTTCTGacataattattataaactgtTGACTCCCTATTAATTTCTGAAAAAGGAaatgttcaaataaaataaattcagattGACCATAATGTATGAGAGTGTTTATGCAACATTGCAAAGCAATCataaaaaatccaatttttttcaaagaaaaaaacttcatataaatatgtttattttattgaaaataacatatcaaatgTTTATGTTTCATAGATTATACGTAATCATAAAAGCCCAAAACCATAGGATGCCATTAATACACATTTCCTTCACATAGTAAGTTAATCACATTTATCatttcatgatttgaataaaaaccAAAGTATTGTCcatacttttatttactttCATGGTTTTGTACATTAATTATCTAATATGCTGCATGtacttcaattaaaaaaaaggttgcagaacatatataaattataaaaattaaacttgtgttgcttttttttttaaactttaagtgttctataatatttttaaggcaattttatttaaagtttttaatttcaattgaaataatattcaaaacaaatcatgcattatatattttttaaaaaagtttaattgaaTAGTAAGTAAACCAGCAATTTCCATTACGATTCAAACATTTAGCAATAATCAGAGGCCCATTGAAGAGACTTCAAGAGACTCGGTCGTTAAATCACTGCCTCGAGCAATCATGAATTCTTGAGTTGCCTCCCGTGTGGAATCGCGAAGAGTATTTTCtaatttgcatttaaatgtCGGATTTGTCGAGTTAAAATTGAAATTGGCAGGGATAAGTAAAGTCCAATACAAATGTACCGAACAGTCATTTTGCAAGTCGGATTCTGTTACATTGAAATAATCTTCTATCATATTGTTAACATTGATGCTTGCGAAATATTCACCACTGTCTGAACGGGAGGAACAATTAACTCTGATCCAATCACCATCTGTATAATTTACATCGATGAACACGCCAAACATCGGTGctgaaaaatgaaagaaacgatttcatgaaaatcggcatAAAATATCATCAAGATCATtgtcttttaaatgtttaatagtCTTTTTAGATATTGAATATTGGTATTTTTCTTACCTGTTATGAATATCATACTACCATTTTGATCAGAACCATATTTACTGGTAACGGAACAACTGAATTCTTCTTTCGTAGAGCATAGACTTCTATTTATGTTTTCCAGAGCAGTATTTAGACTTACTGTCACTTCATCTGAAGCCACTCGATTGAATACTGGTGTAAATAGGTCAACAGTATTTGGATTTTCAATAGttaaattattatcaaatgTTCCAATGATCTTCCCATTTGTCTTGTTGCCTATCCTTAATGTAACCGATAACCATTCAATAGCTTTCACAGTGCAAACCAAGATCCCGGTCTGATTTCGACCAGCTTCTAGTATCACATTTTGCTCATATAtcactaaaaataaaacattgaaagGAATATTGTaagaatatatttaattaactttCGATTTCGGATGCAAAAGTAGCATAAAACTGAGATTAGATTAATTTGCCAGAGGTGTTTAAAGAATGCTTGTTTAAAACTGTTCTACCAattgtatataccggtatttcataaaatcttttttattccaTTAGCTGGTGTATCCGtgataatattaaaagaaaggAATTAAGTAAATTAGGATTTAATTAGAAAACACCTTCATTTTAGCATATTGgatttgaatataaattaataattttagttATTACAATGTATTGACAGTAAATGCACTTGCTTAATATGTAAGTTAGAATTGTTCTCTAAAACTGCCACTGTCATACTCTTTAGCTGTGCCGAAGAATAGTGTTGAATGTTAATGACATATATATGTAATCATTGTTCTCTAGTTTAACACAAGTACTACAATGTATCAGTAAAATGCCAGGGTCATCTATATTTTCATACCTTCTGGTGTTTGTGACCATACTTCTGTTGTTTGAGTTAACAACTCTGTTGTATCCGTTGAGTCTGTTGATAGATAACTTAAAGGTTGTTGAGTTGACTCTGTTGACATTTCTTGAGTTGTTGTCATGGATATGTTGCTCGGTTGTGTAGACATGGATTCATTTATTGGTTGAGTAGTCATGGATATGTTGCTCGGTTGCGTTGACATGGATTCATTCATTGGTTGAGCTGTTATGGATATGTTGCTCGGTTGAGTAGATAAAGATTCATAGTTTGCTTGTGTTGTTATGGTTATGTTGCTCGGTTTAGTTGACATGGATATGTTGCTCGGTTGAGTTGAGGTGCTCGGTTGAGTTGACTCTGTTGACATGTTTGAGCTGTTGTTTGACAAAGATATTTTGCTTGATTGAGTTGAATCTGTTGTAATTTCTGTGAATGAAGCTGACACGTTGTTAGGCCGAGTT
This is a stretch of genomic DNA from Crassostrea angulata isolate pt1a10 chromosome 4, ASM2561291v2, whole genome shotgun sequence. It encodes these proteins:
- the LOC128180958 gene encoding cadherin EGF LAG seven-pass G-type receptor 2-like isoform X2 — its product is MKTPLTLLLILMVRLRCTSAIVDPCTFSTEFMYDLFISGIPENQPVGSVIAVLPLNGGQGEVTLTQTPNPYLHLDPISRNISITKELDTDKDDNGNQMSNLILQVMCMPSETTRKSSLTVRVILEDINEHRPMFPKNHYIINLPEDTPVDTVVFHAVSVTDQDGGDTGNDNIRYSILPGSYSSYFDIHMLKTEITLKKPLDYESVHSMTIEIEAKDNPKYGEPLSSKAFLTFNITDVDDLNPKFTNDTYTVRLDADTLPGSLVRINPPIRANDGDSLNASIKYELFDPKNRFVIDATTAEVSVNDKLSEGQPTLVLKAIQRDNPIRQGVALLQIIIIGQGNSLGPSFAQPRYHAVVSENEAVGTTVITVTVTDYDQWNSLRYSIGLQEHFAVNNNGDILITKELDYEEQNQFVFNLTASDEFYSAWTTITVSVTDVNDNRPEIVQREITVNTERVQGAEITVVEAVDRDPNSSLTFSVVTHKSLFAVSQQGVVSLTGSKDDYVLDEYSVVISVKDNGSPQLESVAVVTVAFPARLTKNTSSLDMASSNDLIAIILGIVAALLLFVIIFLIVYIIRRRQYVEEQLDRAKIRQGMDPRGLTYQRGGPSPDPSSHIDINFDGELGETSDVDSHTTIQDNPLKYRLATARQNGVGDIQIETAVVPYDDNYNDYQNSNMRTFHVEEISSNSDTSDSTGDSNKMLMEKHRKTTSGNTNSLSWAGSNPPSSTFGSDKKLMMTYYRCQ
- the LOC128180958 gene encoding cadherin EGF LAG seven-pass G-type receptor 2-like isoform X1, translating into MKTPLTLLLILMVRLRCTSAIVDPCTFSTEFMYDLFISGIPENQPVGSVIAVLPLNGGQGEVTLTQTPNPYLHLDPISRNISITKELDTDKDDNGNQMSNLILQVMCMPSETTRKSSLTVRVILEDINEHRPMFPKNHYIINLPEDTPVDTVVFHAVSVTDQDGGDTGNDNIRYSILPGSYSSYFDIHMLKTEITLKKPLDYESVHSMTIEIEAKDNPKYGEPLSSKAFLTFNITDVDDLNPKFTNDTYTVRLDADTLPGSLVRINPPIRANDGDSLNASIKYELFDPKNRFVIDATTAEVSVNDKLSEGQPTLVLKAIQRDNPIRQGVALLQIIIIGQGNSLGPSFAQPRYHAVVSENEAVGTTVITVTVTDYDQWNSLRYSIGLQEHFAVNNNGDILITKELDYEEQNQFVFNLTASDEFYSAWTTITVSVTDVNDNRPEIVQREITVNTERVQGAEITVVEAVDRDPNSSLTFSVVTHKSLFAVSQQGVVSLTGSKDDYVLDEYSVVISVKDNGSPQLESVAVVTVAFPARLTKNTSSLDMASSNDLIAIILGIVAALLLFVIIFLIVYIIRRRQYVEEQLDRAKIRQGMDPRGLTYQRGGPSPDPSSHIDINFDGELGETSDVDSHTTIQDNPLKYRLATARQNGVGDIQIETAVVPYDDNYNDYQNSNMRTFHVEEISSNSDTSDSTGDSNKMLMEKHRKTTSGNTNSLSWAGSNPPSSTFGSDIIVPEEHIKKERPEITVYF